In the Telopea speciosissima isolate NSW1024214 ecotype Mountain lineage chromosome 6, Tspe_v1, whole genome shotgun sequence genome, GcgattttcactcacagactcgatacaactcccaatctaacaaaaaaatgaaggaaaagtctCAACCGaaagtctaaaatcttgcatttaatcttggtttttcacacttataaactaaaaaacgaatcaaggagtgctacaacatcatccttgcATCATCTAATACTCTTCATctctatagacgattacaacatataagaaacctcatcttttataacaatttcaatttaatgcacttgtttggttatatattattcaccattttaggttttattcaTGACACtcattatatattgcttatttatattgttttttgttccaaaagtgtatttccatgtgtatcttgaccatttctatgtgtatctgtattgttcgatacgtatctccgaaacgatacgatacatatctccaaaacgatacgatacgtctcttaaaatcacccgaccgatacgatacccgataccgatactttaaaccttgtgctcaggtgtagggggcagcaaggggtgagGGTGATTGTGTTAGTGTTGTGTTCAGGTGTAGGggtagcaaggggtgggggtgagtgtgtgctcaggtatgACAACATAGAGGGTATGACTCAGTATGACTCAATAGCTTTCATTTAAGTAAAACAAAACTTCAGATTCCCCCAAGCCTCACCCTATTCTGATGGGTAAATCAGTTCACTTcaagataagaaattaaataagaagctACTGCTACATGAGAGTCGTGATGgagtcgaaccatcatctcctgggaataaacccaggtgctcttccttttgagctaaagactcacctacctaCATAAACCATGTCACAAAAACATATAGCAACTgaacaaaagtgaaaaaaacaTTTGAAGCCAACCCACAGATCCAACATCATTTTACACCAATATGCagaacccaaaacaaaaacaaaaacaaaactagCAACAACGAAGGTTGCCTATCTGTTCCACCGAATGGGCCAAATCCCCACAACCAAAAGAGcaacccaatgcacgaggcttcTGCCATTGCAGGGTCTGTGAGGGGCAAAGGTATGCAGCCTTAACCCGCCCCCTATCGCAaaagagactgtttccaaaATTTAACCCCCCAACCAACAGGTATCCCCTCAACCACTGACTGAAACAATAAGAACAGTTGTGTACACCAGGCAGATAGGTATAACTCTGGTAATATATGATGAAATACCAACGGATAgctatacaaaaaaaaaaatccatgtatCTATCTACTATGAATCAAATGAAAAACAGAGTAAAACAAATCAGCAAAATATGCTATCTGCATCTTCTCCCTCTATAGCAATGTAACCAGATCAGATTAAGATTCTATGGGTAACCCTTATATCTGGGATAAGAATTATCCATCCTGTTGTTCCTGAAAGCACAGCAACCAATGGTGTAGACAATGACaaggaagatgaggaagatgatgttGACAATGGCAACCTTCTTCCACTGACTCTTTATATTTTGAAGCACTCCACCATTACAAGACTGGCAGTTGTAGCAGAGATCATTTTCATTGTTGTTCCAAGCTGTGCTGTCAGAATCAGTGAAGGAGGTTGTGTTGCTTGGGTTGGTCCATTTGATTGGACTCACATAAGTGAAGTTACATGAAGTTGGAGGCTTACAGCAACCAGACTGCAGATcacatcaccaaaaaaaaaaccaaataacaTATTAATTTCAAAATGTCACACCTGAAGTTACTGAATcacaaagagagagaactaGAAGCCTAATTCCAGTGAAATATAGATGAAGACTACAAGAATAAGGCAGGTAAACAAATCTAAAGCCccaaagttttgaaattgatgaagattCCATGATACCCACATGTTCAAAATCTAGCAAAAACACACACAACCCTTTTAAAAATTTCTACCAAAAGTTTCAGAAAATTCAATGTCCCATCATTTAATGAAGGCTGTGATTCGAATAGAAAAGAGATGCTAAAAAAACTCCAAAGCAAACAAAAAACCCAATGTACACTTATTTAACAGAGGTTTCTGGTGGTTACTAGACCTAAAATTCTGAACAGATCCAGATCAGAATCACCAACTACCCATTTCTTTCAAGAGAAAATCCTAAGAAGATTAAGAGAGAATCAAAACGCAGAACCAAAATCAAGTGGCTGAACACCCTTCTTTTGAAAACCTATTTCATGTTTCAAAGACAAACGATTGATGAAAAAGAGATCAAGAActcaaaaagaaaatcccaaaagagTATTACTCAAAATAAGAGCAAATCTAGCATATATTATAAGGAGAAGAAAGTCAAGAAAGAGGGAACATTACTGAAAGCAAAAACCCTAAGAACTCAAGAATGAGAAATATAGAGATAAGTCAGTATTTCGTACCTGAATCGGAGACAAGTTATTGCTATAGAACTGGTGTACGTTCTCGTTCACGTTCTGATCAGCGAGACTCTTGCAAACCTTGCTATCAATCAAGCAACTCCTAATATTGTTCCAGTTCTTGATATTATTAACCCTCTTCTGCAACCAATTAGAATAATCCCCCAACTTATACTCCTTATAACCTCTCTCAGGAACAACCTCTCCAGCACCCTTGTTAGTTACAACGAAAGCGAAAATGGTGAAACAGAAACGAAGCACTATGAGAAGGAACATCACAAGAAGATAAAGCCAGAGAAGCAATGAAACACgacatgtgatggactagagaccgATTCAACTGATTTCTCATCacggatatatatatatcaaccctagatctgtgaggaagagaagaaaaaggatagCATACTAAATGCTCACTAAATAGGTCAATCTTTCCATTAAGCTTCGAACCCTTAGTATTAAGAGTCATTCAAACAAATTGAATCACAGAAAGAAACGAAAAcgaagatggagagagagagagagagagagagagagagagagagagagagagacttcttGAACATACTTGCAGGTGCGGAGATAGAGAGAGCGAGAAACGCCAAGTCCAGCGTCCACGGGTCCTAACGAACTCGTAAAGAAAGTGAAGCAAAATGCTAAATGAATGAATAATGTCAGGATTGATTCCCCTTACGTTTGGCTCCTGAACAGGAACCCTAGCAGGCCTTTTTTCAGCAGCTCTTTTCAGCAGGAGTCTTCCAAGCTTCCTTTTTCTGCAAGTTCTCAAAGCTTTTCGTTTTCACTTGAGTTTGTGAAAGATAGCAGAGAGAAAGCGAGAGAgtcggagagagagagaacacagGTTCAAGCCATGGATGAACAATCGTGGTTTCCCTAGGTCACGAGAgagtcgagagagagagaacgcaGGTCGCGATTCACgaattgttttttgatttaggGCAAGAAGCTATCATTCAAAGTTGGATGATGCTATTTAtactaaccctagaatttgtaATTCATATCTGAGTTCACCTCTTTAGGTGAACTCAGATATGGATCATGTTTAGTGTAAAAATCGGAATCATGCAATTCTTGTAATCCATTGGAATTAGGCAACCAAACGGTTTTATTAATTTAGATTTATGGTCCGACAGAACACCGTTCTgttgatttacgcaaccaaacacgcccttagaatgccattcccataatcacatcataacataatttcatgcatgggcattaaaacaagtaaaccaaaaattaacatggattccttcaatcattgaaccaccacatcacatgtgataacatgcatccaagcccataaaattaaaatcataattttatTTACAAGTGGTGGAGGGaaggatcccttcacccatcttcttcctccaaaaaacaaaacaaattaaaagaaatctgttttgaaaaataccccctttttttttttttaattaaaaccgGAGGGGAATCAAGGAAGGGTGCATGCAGCCTGCTAGGGCAGGCCGCGTGCACCCATGCGCTCAACCCGCAGGCAACACACCCACGGGTAGCAGCCATAAGCCACCACCCGCGGGCCTGCAGCCCGCAGGCAGCACCCAGCTCATAGGCAGCACGTGCGCAGCCCGTGCGCTGGCTGCTGCCAGGGCTGCACATGggcagggaaaaaaaaaaaggaaagggggcgtgcgcagaggcttggcagcgtgcactccccccccccccccatacaattatgattaaaaaatttttaaataaaaattaataatcacccccacttggatacatgtttcaacaattggaataatcaaattaataaccaaatccatcatcacatgggtaggttgttacactaacaatcttgtaactacccatgtgcacatggggaggttgttacaacaaccataatttaaccacccatgtgcaaatttgcatcccactcatgataattacattaaccattaattatctaatattcatgagtgggaaaggtggctctgataccacattgtAGGACAAACTACGGTCTAGGGATCAAGCCATGGTttcctagggaaaccaattagggtatagcaagccctgggttagcccatggtatcctatgggtgccccattttaattttagggtttcccatggttgcccatgggaaccctggtgcatccctattagggtttctccttccctcatatGTCCCACGCAATTCTAGAACACATTAGGGATAGAAAAAAAACATCcctagtcatcacatggcaagagggatccatcccatactcgaatgcgcagcagaaataaatcgattcgagtttctttcgcatcccataaatattaaataattaaaactaaaggaattaatcaagaattgctaacctggtgagcctcaagtgttgctcctccaatagacaatggttcttcctccaatgagcgctccaagtaaatagatctgaacctccaatggtgctaccaaggttcttcaagccaattccagatgctctcaaattcttcagcacagatctgggtttctaaaaccctaactctcaaacacaggtgagagaaactagaagaagaagaagaagagagatcacaagagggagagagagtgaccaaaaacgcaggagagagggggccaggctgaAAACGCAGAGCGCTgcccctctgcgtttttggtcccctataaatagagctagggttttctaaaaaccctgaatggattagaattaatcccagtgagagtctctctctctctctcagtttggcagttctgtttaaactcagagtgcttcaaaaaggtgaagaagcagagtctaatagggaaagtattaattagttgctttatttaatatttatggataattacaattagcaccatatccattaattaaataaaaaaccaattaaaatagcaaattccaagtaactccctatatgataacaatttatcatatacaacccctccactaatcaacaccatcattatggaatctagggcatgtacacatgtactgccaaaccccattccatagtatatgtccatataagagcgtctgtgcatctgatcgggtcccgcaaaactcgataaaacactttgttcaaaataatcatataatctatcattttatgttaaatagatttttgcaaaaccatttccaaaacggcactggatccagattctgatccgaccatacacagacagtctcaatcttggtgttccccaatcgggcagtggtgaccatgttggataactccttcactcacaaagtgttcacgcattcctagaaGGCCGgttttgactcgcttgagtctcagtcattgatgaaccaaagaatgtgatcacactttgcagcgacagggttccctcaggcaaaggttatcggtgacacatgtttatcccttcatacatctggcagtaatacatgagagaatcgacaaagtagattcttcgccaatgcacacatcaaacatgtgagcactcgcatttgtaccctgacatcacttgtctaggcatacccaacgcgacgaccatatgataagggtccCTAGCCCAAACTCTAgccgtgactaccattttaagtaaaacttacagacacataatgctcaaaaagtttatatcacatgtgataatatcaaactaaaatgtataaatgttcaatacaaaggtgaaccgggttgaaccggaccgaaccgggttagatggacacacacttgtccagcAACTACAAGTATGCAAATGTGTTTTATctatgtgcacacgagcatcttctTGGAAATCTTCAAATTTCAACCTTGTAAGTTTCGAACTAATTCTTTGGATGCTATAGATTCGTTCAATTTAATATTTATATGACTAAGCTTTCTATGCCATATATTTGATTCATCATATGAAACTAAGCATGTGTTGCTAGAGCTAGATTCATTAATAACACAATtacaaaagtatatatatatatatttattatttcttcTAGATCCTTTCAACACTACTGTATCATTTGCATCCATGACTAAACAATGAAATACATCGAAATTAACCTTGTAACCAACACTATAGTATTACTTTATTGTATGGTTATAGACTATTTGTGTACAAATGAGGCTTTGATTATGGAGTATATTCCATTTATTAATCTCATATATGCTGAGTCCAAATTGAATTTGATGCTTATTGTGTGATTCCTTGAGGGTTCATTTTAGATTCCAATGTTTCCATTGCTCACTAACATTTGTCTGCAAATTTCCTTAGAACTTCTACCACTTATTTATGCTTTCAAGGGTTTTGAAGTCTTGATCAATACTAAAACTGAACTTAGAACCTTCCTGAAAAAATGTGCATCATACTTTGTTTCTTTACCAAATATTTTTGTTGATTGTTTTGTAATATTCATATTTTCTATTCAAAATGCATGTTTTTGAACTTATGAGTCATGGTACTCTAGCATCTGGTAGCTGCCGCTTATTGGCTTCGGGTGTTTTTATTCGTTAAGAACTTGCGTATGAATATACATTTCCTTATGAAATGGACATTTGGTTTTcacatgttttatttatttttcctgtgatCGTTTCTTCTTTCAGCCTGAGGCATTCATAAAGGTTCGTCCACGTTGTGAAGCCCCCCGGCGAGACATGATGTATCCTATGAACTACACCCCATGCCGCTATGTCCGAATATCGTGCTTGCGGGGGAATCCAATAGCTATATTTTTTATTCAGGTTATACTTGGAAACAAGATGGTCATTTTATTTTCAGCTTTTTTAATTCCTTCATTTATAGTATTCCCCCTTGCCGCCCCCCTTTATTGCCTGCTAGTTTACTTGTTTTGGATTAGCATGCAATTGCTTGGGAGGCCATCTAAAACTTCGAAACACAGACACATAAATTTGCTGAAACGAAGCTAAAAAGATTGTGGGAAAATCAAGGGTGAGGTTTTGCATATACTCAATCCAGCATGTTTGACATATGAAGCTTATGTGCTGGGACCCGGCAGGTTCTTCGGATTCAATGATGGCTAACTGTGTTGGctccatggaatcctccatatgTGAGTCAATGGATTGATCAGAATCCACAACCGATGCAGCCCACAACATAGAGGCCAGCATGGAcactgaaccagaacctgaaatcataCAAGTTCAAAAGGTTCAAATTAGAGGTGGGTCTCACAGTAGTAATCCCGGAGGGATTTGTTTGACtgctgaaactgaaataacttcTCATAGAGTTTGAAAATCCGggtcatactcttctcttgagagtatgTTTCCTTTAGGTCATCCGACAGTCTCTTAGCCGTGGTGTGGAACATTACATTGGTAGCAATATTCGGCTCcatgctgttccataaccaaataAGTACGATAGCATTCTCCTTATTCCAGTTGTTGTAATCCTTGGAATCAGTTTCTTGAGGAGGAGAGGTATTGTAGCTAAGCTTATCCTTAGCTATAATGTAAACACGGACAGCTTGTGTCCACAGTAAATAATTGGAATTCCCCTTCAACTTAATAGAAGTAATGTGAACATTGACATTGTCATGAAGTGTCTTCGAATTAGCCATAGTAGACAGTCTTCAAAAATCGAGTAGAACATGCACCTAGGGCAGCAATCAAATCTGAAGTAAAGGAGTAGATAGCAGCAACCAAACCCAGCAATAACTGATCATAAAAACTGTACTCGGCAGTAGGAAGTGAAGTACCAAACAGCAGCAGAATCACAAGTGAATAAGCCGACCAAAAAATAATTGATCTCAGGGTTTCTGGGAGAAATCGATAGCAGAGTTGGAGCAAAGTAGAAGAGGCCTTCGATGAAGCAGTAAACTTAGTCAATCCAGGTGGTAGAGATCACCAGAGGCAGCAAACATAAAGTAGAAGCAAGGCTGAATCGAAGAACTCAAGAAAAaatctccccaaaaaaaaattcgattATTGTTAGGGTTTTTTGTCTTGACTTCGGTTTAGCAGTCTTCGAAGGCAAGTAGTGTAGATATCTAATCAGCCATAAATAGTAGGTA is a window encoding:
- the LOC122664228 gene encoding tetraspanin-8-like, with amino-acid sequence MFLLIVLRFCFTIFAFVVTNKGAGEVVPERGYKEYKLGDYSNWLQKRVNNIKNWNNIRSCLIDSKVCKSLADQNVNENVHQFYSNNLSPIQSGCCKPPTSCNFTYVSPIKWTNPSNTTSFTDSDSTAWNNNENDLCYNCQSCNGGVLQNIKSQWKKVAIVNIIFLIFLVIVYTIGCCAFRNNRMDNSYPRYKGYP